A window of Yoonia sp. SS1-5 genomic DNA:
GCCTGCAATTGGAATACTCCCTTATCGTGCCGCATGGTGGTCGCCCCCTCTGTCACCCGCGTGCCGCGTCCATACGTGCGCGCATTTCCTGGATTGCCGGGCCAAGGCCACGGAAGATCGCCTCACCCATGATAAAGTGTCCGATGTTCAGTTCCATCACCTCTGGCAGCGCCGCGATAGGCCCCACGCTGTCATAGGTCAGACCGTGCCCGACATGGACCTCGAGCCCCAGTTCGTGTCCGTAGGTCGCCATTTCAGTGATTTTCGCCAGCTCGCTGTCGCGTTCATCCCAGCGCCCTTCGGCCCAAGCATCTGCATAGGCGCCCGCGTGCAGTTCGATGATATCGGCACCGATCCGCGCCGAGGCTGCGACCTGCGCCTTGTCTGCTGCCACAAACAGCGACACCCGCGTACCTGCATCCTGAAACGGTTTGATGTAGTGGACCAGCGCATTGTCCTGCATCGCAACCTCCAGCCCGCCTTCGGTTGTGCGTTCTTCCCGCTTTTCGGGCACAAGGCAGACCGCATGCGGCCGGGTGCGCAGGGCGATGGCCTGCATTTCATCGGTCGCAGCCATCTCAAAATTCAGGGGGATGTTGATCGCTGATTTCAGCCCTTCCATATCCTCATCCCGGATATGGCGGCGGTCTTCGCGCAGATGGGCTGTGATGCCATCCGCACCCGCCTCTTGCGCCATAATGGCCGCACGCACAGGGTCAGGGTTATCGCCACCGCGCGCGTTCCGCACCGTGGCAACATGGTCGATATTGACACCAAGACGCAACCTGTTGGTCATCCAAAGCCCCCTTTTTCGCTGCCTCAAACTAGCGCGCTGATCAGGGCGCGTCATCCACCGCGCGTGTCTTTTTTTTCAACTGGTCGAGTTTTGCGCGCAGTGCCTTTTGACGCCGTTTTTGATAGGCGGTGATCAGGGGAACCGAAAGGTAGTAACTTGCCGTTCCGCAAATCACACCCGGCAAAACGCCACCAATCATATACGGGTAAAAGACCTCGCGATAGAAATTACGCAGCCCGCGCCAATCGGCCATTTCGGGCGTAAACATCGCCGTGAAATTGTGCCAGAGATCATAGAACGCGTTGGAAAACTGGCACCCAAGTCCGCAAATGCGTGGTGTATCCACCGTTTCAAAACCCAATAGCCCCGCATTGAATGGAATGCCCAACATCCAATACCCTGTCCCCAATGCAGCAACGGCAATTGGAATATATGTCAGCGGATTCCCAAAGAACGTGCCCAGCAACGCGGCAAGGATGTTGCCGCGCATCAAACGGGCGATGATTGCGGCGATAACGAAATGAAGCCCATAGAATGGGGTGAAGCTGGTAAAGACACCGGCGGCGATGCCGCGGGATATCTTTTCCGGGGTATCCGGCAATCGGCGCAACCGATGTTTGACATATTGCGCTGCCCGGCCCCAACCGCCGCGAGGATAGATGAAATCGACCACGATCTTCCAGATCGGTCGCCTATCCCTCCGCTTGAATACCAATACTTGTTTCCCTTTCCGCGCTGGCCAGACCAGGATCACGATGCCGTCTGATTGACGACACGTTGCTTTCCGCCTCTAACGCGGTGATGACACGGTGCAGATGTTCTGCGTCCCGCAGGTCAACGTCGATCAGTAGCCTATAGTAGTCCGGTTTCCGGTCGATGAATCGCAGATCAGAGATATTGGCGTTCTGCTCACCGATCAATGTGCAGATGCGCCCCAAGACCCCAGAATCATTTGTGATTGTTGCATCAAAGCTTACCGTGTTAACCGGTTTGTGGGTTCCTTCGTGCCAGCGCAGGTCGATCCAGCGCTCTGGCTGGGCCTCGTATTCGGCAAGAACCTCGCAGTCGATGGCATGCACCATGACGCCCTGACCGCGAAAGGTGATCCCCAGAATACGCTCACCCGGCACGGGCTGGCAGCAGGGGGCGCGGCGCTGGCTTTGCTCTGGCCCGAGGCCAACCACCGCGCGCCCCTGATCAATGCCCTCGCCCTCGCGGCTTTCCAGTTCCGGATAGATGGCGCGCACAACCTCACGGCCCGTCAATTCTGCGCTACCCAAACGGGCAAGCAGCTCTGTCACATTTTCAATCGCAAGCGCCTTGGCTGCCGTGCGCAGGGCTTTCTCGGTGGATTTCTTGCCAACATTCTCAAAGGCGACCCGCGCAAGCTCGCGCCCCAGTCGGACAAAACGCTCGCGGTCTTCTTCGCGTAACGACCGGCGGATCGCGGTCTTTGCGCGCCCGGTGACGGCAATGTCGATCCATGTAGCCTGCGGGGTCTGTCCCTCGGCAGTGATCACATCCACGGACTGGCCGTTCTTCAGACGGGTCCAAAGCGGCACGCGCAGCCCGTCAACCTTGGCACCCACGCAGGCCGACCCGATCCGGGTGTGGATTGCATAGGCAAAGTCGATCGGGGTGGCGCCACGCGGCAGCTTGATCACATCACCCTTTGGCGTGAAGCAGAACACCTGATCGGTATACATCTCAAGCTTCACGGCTTCGAGGAACTCATCATGATCCTGATCGTCGTCTAGACGCTCGGTCAGGGATGAAATCCAGTGGACGGGATCAACGGCAAACCGGTTCTCGACCCGCTCTCCGTTCTTGTAGGACCAATGGGCAGCCACTCCGGTTTCGGCGACCTCGTGCATTTCGCGGGTTCTGATCTGCACCTCGACCCGCTTGCCATCACGGCCCGACACGGTTGTATGGATGGACCGGTAGCCGTTGGATTTTGGCTGGCTGATATAATCCTTGAACCGGCCGGGCACGGCCCGCCAGCGTTGGTGAATGGCACCCAGTATGCGGTAGCAGTCAACCTCTGTCGCAGCGATCACGCGAAACCCGTAGATATCAGACAGACGGCTGAAACCCTGGTCTTTCTGCTGCATCTTGCGCCAGATCGAATAGGGTTTCTTGGCACGGCCGATAACATCTGCCTGAATGCTCGCCTTTTCCAGCTCGACGCGCATATCGGCGGTGATCTTTTGCACCACATCGCCGGCCTCGCGCTGCAAGGTGATAAAGCGGCGAATGATCGAGTTGCGGCCCTCGGGGTTCAGAACCCGAAAGGACAGATCCTCTAGTTCTTCGCGCATCCACTGCATACCCATGCGGCCAGCCAACGGGGCATAGATATCCATGGTTTCGCGGGCTTTCTGGGCCTGCTTTTCAGGGCGCATCGACTTGATCGTGCGCATATTGTGCAACCGGTCAGCCAGTTTCACCAATGTCACGCGAAGATCACGGCTGGTCGCCATAAACAGCTTGCGGAAATTCTCGGCCTGTTTGGTCTCGGTCGAGTTCAGCTGCAAATTGGTAAGCTTGGTCACACCATCAACCAGCTCGGCAATCTCGCGGCTGAAACGTTTCTCGACCTGCGCGAAAGAGGCCTTGGTGTCCTCAATCGTATCATGCAGCAGGGCCGTAATAATGGCCGCATCATCCATCTGCTGA
This region includes:
- a CDS encoding pyridoxine 5'-phosphate synthase, with protein sequence MTNRLRLGVNIDHVATVRNARGGDNPDPVRAAIMAQEAGADGITAHLREDRRHIRDEDMEGLKSAINIPLNFEMAATDEMQAIALRTRPHAVCLVPEKREERTTEGGLEVAMQDNALVHYIKPFQDAGTRVSLFVAADKAQVAASARIGADIIELHAGAYADAWAEGRWDERDSELAKITEMATYGHELGLEVHVGHGLTYDSVGPIAALPEVMELNIGHFIMGEAIFRGLGPAIQEMRARMDAARG
- a CDS encoding DUF2062 domain-containing protein; the encoded protein is MVFKRRDRRPIWKIVVDFIYPRGGWGRAAQYVKHRLRRLPDTPEKISRGIAAGVFTSFTPFYGLHFVIAAIIARLMRGNILAALLGTFFGNPLTYIPIAVAALGTGYWMLGIPFNAGLLGFETVDTPRICGLGCQFSNAFYDLWHNFTAMFTPEMADWRGLRNFYREVFYPYMIGGVLPGVICGTASYYLSVPLITAYQKRRQKALRAKLDQLKKKTRAVDDAP
- a CDS encoding bifunctional (p)ppGpp synthetase/guanosine-3',5'-bis(diphosphate) 3'-pyrophosphohydrolase; the protein is MTTADDLISLVRNYNPRSNEVMLRDAFAFGAEMHDGQFRHSGEPYFTHPVAVACILADQQMDDAAIITALLHDTIEDTKASFAQVEKRFSREIAELVDGVTKLTNLQLNSTETKQAENFRKLFMATSRDLRVTLVKLADRLHNMRTIKSMRPEKQAQKARETMDIYAPLAGRMGMQWMREELEDLSFRVLNPEGRNSIIRRFITLQREAGDVVQKITADMRVELEKASIQADVIGRAKKPYSIWRKMQQKDQGFSRLSDIYGFRVIAATEVDCYRILGAIHQRWRAVPGRFKDYISQPKSNGYRSIHTTVSGRDGKRVEVQIRTREMHEVAETGVAAHWSYKNGERVENRFAVDPVHWISSLTERLDDDQDHDEFLEAVKLEMYTDQVFCFTPKGDVIKLPRGATPIDFAYAIHTRIGSACVGAKVDGLRVPLWTRLKNGQSVDVITAEGQTPQATWIDIAVTGRAKTAIRRSLREEDRERFVRLGRELARVAFENVGKKSTEKALRTAAKALAIENVTELLARLGSAELTGREVVRAIYPELESREGEGIDQGRAVVGLGPEQSQRRAPCCQPVPGERILGITFRGQGVMVHAIDCEVLAEYEAQPERWIDLRWHEGTHKPVNTVSFDATITNDSGVLGRICTLIGEQNANISDLRFIDRKPDYYRLLIDVDLRDAEHLHRVITALEAESNVSSIRRHRDPGLASAERETSIGIQAEG